The nucleotide sequence TTGCTGCTCCTATTTGGAATCTTTATCTGCTCCCTGTCAGTAGACAACACAAGATGCCAATTTCTAATTCCACTGCTGTTCTTTAATAGTAAGCATTCCACTTTTATCATACAAATGAGCTGATCCCAATCCCTCAGAATTTGATGAGCAATACTGTTTCCTTTAGACTGATTTGGATATCCTTGGATGAAATTTTAGATTAGGTTTGAGTAAAAATAAGTACTTAATTTACAACTCTAAGAATTTTAATTTTAACTAAACATAATAGATATAATCGATCGATCATTATGATCTAAATCACTAAAAACACAAATATATTAAaaagatatataatttatttctaTTAAAACATCTGAGTTGGTTAGTGTATTATTGTATAAGTGATACGTCGTCCACTTATAAATAAACGTTATATATGTTATTTGatataatgaatttatttttatttttataataatatataatatgttCTCTTTGAACATTAAAATGATTCTAAAAATAATGTCATATTATTTTATTCTTCAATGAAACCAAATCTAAAATCACAgctatatatgaaaaataaaatatcatgatagtatatTAAAATTCACAATCTTATCTATCATCACAAGTCCACCTCATTTATTTATCTCTCATCTGTCTGTTCTTATTTTGTACTGAATTGCTACCCACGGTGGCTGCAGACTGAGATGGGAGTTCATTTGGGCCCCACAGTGCGCTGCAAGTTGTCCGATAACAAGGCTGGTGAGGTTCGAGGGACGTTGCGTTGGGAGTCTGTAAGGAAAGTATTCCTCTGTTACTTCATTAACGTTCGAGGCCGGTAAAAGGGCGGAAAGAGAAAGGCGAGAGGGAAACCCATTGATCTCCCGACGGCGAACCGTTCCCTGAATCCGCCAACGAGCGCCGGCCGCGAGGGTTCCGACGAGTATCGGTGATGGGTTCGTCCGAAAACCCTGCTTGGTTCTTGGATGACTTGATCGGCGACATGCACGCCTCCGAGGGCGATCTCGCGGGGGTCAACGGCGGCTTTTGCTGGGCTCCCCCGGGATTCAATATTTCCTTCAGGTGATTTCGAATCCGATACTTTGGGATCTCGTTGCGGTTGTCGTCGAGAACTGTCTAACACTCTTCTTGGATGAACTGGAGAGCTGGTGTCTCCTAAAGTTGCGGCTTTGTTTCTTCTTTCTTGATCTATTAATGTTTGATGCATGTAGTTACTTTTGATCTTCTAAGGTTAGTgttttattgaatcatagtaTGATATTGAGAGTTGCTATGATCATTGGTAGTATTGTGGATATATGTAGCAAGAAAACCTTATGGAGTGGATTAGGGTGGGAATATTGTTTCGACCGATCACGTAGCATGTGGATGTTGGGTTTGTtgattttgcctattcaattgcaATCTATATTTGGTATCTACATAATAGAAGAGAGTGATTTGTACGGTGAATCTTCACTCTTCTACACTGATCTAAGAGGGGGTTGAGCAAGATGCAAGTTAGTGAGAAGACATATTGATCATCTTGTAATTTGGTCATagaaagatgaaaactttgtttAGGTGCTGTATAACACTTATTGCATTTTATGGGCCTTAAATAGGATAACTTGAAAAGTCGAAACTCGATTGACTTTTTCCTGGATGGTGGTGAGATGTACTATATGCATCACAGAGAGTATTATCTCTTCATTGTGTAGATTTAATTTATCAGATGCTACCAAGTTAAGGTGTTTCGGAAACTCATGGAATAGGAAATGTTCTATGCAACACATGGAataggaaatattttatttgtagtCGCAGAGGACTTTTTGAACGTGTCCCATGCTGATCTGGGTGAAGTTTTTGATTAAAATCTTTGCATAACCTGCAGACATTAACAGAGCTAGAAGAACAGAAGTGGTCCATCCATCGAGAAGAACAACCAAATGCTATTACTAGTCTATATGCTCAAAACAAGAAATTTCCCACAACTTCCGAAAAGGACACAACATAATTAAGGAAGGAGTAAACCATGCATATGCTGCATGAATTTAGAGAAAAGTTGGATGTTTTAAGGTTTGTACTATACTTTAATATTGGAAGTAGACAAAGAAACAAATTgcataaaaaaatttcttttattgCCTCATAACAAGTGAGGAAAAAGCTTTGATTCTGCCATGCAAACTGTGCCCACACCTTAGAGCTGACTATGCCATCTTACATGACCACTCTGTCCAATTCACACTTCAAGTTTCCAATTCAGTTTCTTTGATTTGTCATCGAATTGACTTGTGCCAAGATAAGTTTGATCTACTTTATCTTGTGATGATTGCTAAAGCAAGCTCTTTATAATTAATGCATACATTGCTTAGGAGCAATCCAACAAATCATTTTATCATTAAATAGCTGagatgactcatttcatcaatttAGTCCAATCTATCCCTTTCTAACCAATATGTGCTTTATGACTGGATCGTATCAGTGGGGTAAATTTCAATATATGTATGGTTAATCTTTTCAGAATCGTATTGTTCATTGATAGTCCACAGGGTTCGTACTCTACATCGTATGATAATAACCACTCTATCTGTTGACTAATGATCCATTAAAAGATTCCTATTAAAATTCAAATGAGTATCTGACTAATAAATCCCATTGGATAGTGCGGTGGCTCTGGTTCATGAGAATTAGGCAAATTATTCATACAGATACTGACAATCATAAAAGATGACATGAAAATTCCATATTGGAGAGGATCATTTGGATTTAGATGGATACTTAAAATCATAAAAGTATGTTGGGGCATACGTAAACACACTTAAGGACTTGTCTTAGATTAATCACCATGGTTCATATTTTCTGTAAATTTAGACTACTAGATTTTATGTGTTCCATAAGGACCTTGGAGCTGAAGATCCTTCAGGGCATTGCATTATTTGGTCTTGGGTGTCAATATAGTGGAAATGGTTTTGAGAATCTTCATAATTCTTTCAGCAAAAATCAGTACTTTGCATCGTAGTCATCGATCACATTCTTATGGTTTGTATGAATCATTTGGAAGCTGCTATGGTTTTTAATTTTTGTCATTTTTCTATGATTTTAACTTAAGTATTGTATATTATGCATTTTTATTCTTTGGATATCTTCAGTGATTCTTCTattcaaattctttttttttttcaaagttctAACAAGcatatttcttctgcctgttgccaTGATTGACAGCTCCTTTTCAGACTCCAATGGCCTCACAGAACCAGTCACTGGAAAGCGGTCGAAATTTGATCTTATAAGTGAAACTTAGGATATTATTGTTACTTCATATGCATTTTTGTTGATCAGTTTTTGAGACCAGAAAGCTTTATTGCAGTAAGAGGTCAGAAACCTGTAGTACACCCGCCAAAGCTTGTAGAGAAAAAATGAGAAGGGACAGGTTGAATGACAGGTGCGATATCTGATTTATTATGTGTGAACCAGCAGTGATGCTAAATATGGTACTTTTTCCTCATGCATCAAGATGACCTCAAGGCTGTTATTTTTGTTTCTGATTTAAGATTCCTGGAATTGGGCTCTCTTCTTGAACCTGGAAAGTTATCAAAATTGGACAAAGCTGCTATCCTAAGTGATGCTGTTCGTGTGTTGACTCAACTGCGCAGTGAGACAGAAAAGCTTAAAGAGTCAAATGAAATTCTCCAAGAGAAGATAAATGAATTAAAGGTAgcttagattttcctttggtattACTATCGTTAGATATATGTAGTTTGTGTCATCATCTCTCATGACTGTGCTTGTATTGTATCAGAATAAGATCTATGTGATGTTGAGATTATTTAGAAGGCTAACATAGATGCATTTGCTTCAATTAAATGCAAtaattttgggaaaaaaaaagtagGTATCTTTTTCAAGCATTATGGAACTTTGCtgttccatttttttttcttcttttctagcATGAGTTGTCGACCTGTTATCTAATTACATTTTATTGCTCTTCAGGCTGAGAAGAATGAGCTTCGTGATGAGAAGCAGAAGC is from Musa acuminata AAA Group cultivar baxijiao chromosome BXJ3-8, Cavendish_Baxijiao_AAA, whole genome shotgun sequence and encodes:
- the LOC135644622 gene encoding transcription factor ILR3-like, producing the protein MGSSENPAWFLDDLIGDMHASEGDLAGVNGGFCWAPPGFNISFSSFSDSNGLTEPVTGKRKRSETCSTPAKACREKMRRDRLNDRFLELGSLLEPGKLSKLDKAAILSDAVRVLTQLRSETEKLKESNEILQEKINELKAEKNELRDEKQKLKAENESLEQQIKLRSSYVSHPPPVIATPFTAKGQAAAQKLMIPIIGYPGFPMWQFMAPSDIDTSQDADKYPPAA